The DNA segment GAACAGATCCTTGCTTCTGGCTCAAGAGATTACACTCTGAAACTTTTCGACTACTCAAAGCCTTCTGCAAAACGAGCGTTTAAATACGTACAGGTCAGCGACTGTCCACAAAGCCGACGGCTTTGATATGCTCATGATTGCAACAAAATTCAACCCTCTCTTCTCAGGAAGCAGAGATGCTGCGTGCCATCTCTTTTCACCCATCTGGAGATTACCTTCTCGTTGGAACACAGCACCCCACCCTGCGTCTTTACGACGTCAACACCTTCCAGTGTTTTGTGTCCTGCAACCCGGCGGACCAACACACCGACACCATCAGCGGCGTTAGTTACAACCCGACAGCCAACAGCTATGTCAGCTGCAGCAAGGACGGCAACATTAAACTATGGGATGGTGTCTCCAATCGCTGCGTGACCACCTTCGACAAAGCTCATGATGGGGCCGAGGTCTGCTCAGCCATCTTTACCAAGAACTCCAAGTACATCCTTTCCAGTGGGAAAGATTCCGTGGTCAAACTGTGGGAAATATCCACGGGCCGAATGTTGGTCAAATACACAGGTGATTTCCAGAATTTCTTCCATTTGCAATTGTCTTCAAGTCATTCATGCATTTGGCCTTTTAGGAGCCGGCCTGAGCGGTCGTCAGATGCATCGCACGCAGGGCGTGTTCAACCACACGGAAGATTACGTTCTGCTTCCCGATGAGCGCACCATCAGCCTGTGCTGCTGGGATTCTCGTACGGCCGAGAGGAAAAACCTGCTGTCGCTGGGTCACAACAACATCGTACGCTGCATTGTCCACTCGCCCACCAATCCGGGGTTTATGACTTGCAGCGATGACTTCAGGGCCCGTTTTTGGTACCGGCGCACCACAACAGATTGattgactccccccccccccctcgctctctctcgctctcccctTCTCCGCCACTACAAACCTAAGACTCGTTTATGACGCCAATGGAAAGAAGTGTGAAATCTTGCATTCTTTCATTTTTCATCTTAGGAATTGTCTTCTCTCTTTTTGATACTATTTCGTCAAACTTAAAAGTCATACACAAGACcttaagtttcttttttttttgctgattaaacattgttttgtctttgtggagattaaaaaaaatcttgccttTACAATGTCTATGGTTATTAAATAGACCACTGTCGATGAAAGTGAAAATGCTTGCAAAGGCAGAATATTTGTCAAATTTGCATCTCCACGCCCATTTTCCCAACCTTTCATTCTCATTGCTCCACACAGTTCTAGAGCCCTCAGCCAATCATGAAGCAGTATTCCAGTCGTGATTCCGCCCCGTTTCCCAAAAAATGTCACCAGACAAAATCAGTCATTTgtcgtgcgtgcatgcatgcgaaCCTCCAGCGGGTCTCGAACGTGCAGCAGCGGCGAGCACTCGGCCCAGCACAAGGCTGCCCTCTGGTGGACAATGCTAGCTACTTCTAGCCgcagcagaaaaaaacaagactggCTCAACTCACTCCGTTGATTGGCAAAAgcggtacaggaataaccaattcacatgtacggatcaatatgcttgttaaacccaaacaacttctgtgcattatttatacaacttacggcttgttcggacttcaaaattccaaaatatgatcatatttaatgtttttaatttagacgtctagtaaattgagccaagatcaagattttgcaagttaataagggttgggaaactttgttgaatgaccctacctcgacagtttagttttgactattttaggtctataaatcaacctattttagatctataaatgaacctattttaaacgtctactttaggtctataaatcaacctaagggtctataaatcaacctaatttaggcgtctattttaggtctatatatcaacctattttagatctaaaaatcaacctattttagacgtctatttctggtctagaaatcaacctattttagatctattttaaacgtctactttaggtctataaatcaacataagggtctataaatcaacctaatttaggcgtctattttaggtctatatatcaacctattttagatctaaaaatcaaccttttttagacgtctatttctggtctattttagatctataaataaacctattttaaacgtctactttaggtctataaatcaacctaagggtctataaatcaacctaatttaggcgtctattttaggtctatatatcaacctattttagatctaaaaatcaacctattttagacgtctatttctggtctataaatcaacctattttagatctataaataaacctattttaaacgtctacgttaggtctataaatcaacctaagggtctatacatcaacctaatctaggcgtctattttaggtctatatatcaacctcttttagatctaaaaaatcaacctattttagacgtctatttctggtctataaatcaacctattttagatctataaataaacctattttaaacgtctactttaggtctataaatcaacctaagggtctataaatcaacctaatttaggtgtctattttaggtctatatatcaacctattttagatctaaaaatcaacctattttagacgtctatttctggt comes from the Syngnathus typhle isolate RoL2023-S1 ecotype Sweden linkage group LG18, RoL_Styp_1.0, whole genome shotgun sequence genome and includes:
- the cstf1 gene encoding cleavage stimulation factor subunit 1; amino-acid sequence: MYRQKPTLKDRQHLYKLIISQLLYDGYTGIANSLVNEIKPANVVSPSEQLVQLVKIGMENDDSAVQYAIGRSDTVAPGVGIDLEFDADVQTMSPEASEYETCYVTSHKGPCRVATYSRDGQLIATGSADASIKILDTERMLAKSAMPIEVMMNETAQQNMENHPVIRTLYDHVDEVTCLAFHPTEQILASGSRDYTLKLFDYSKPSAKRAFKYVQEAEMLRAISFHPSGDYLLVGTQHPTLRLYDVNTFQCFVSCNPADQHTDTISGVSYNPTANSYVSCSKDGNIKLWDGVSNRCVTTFDKAHDGAEVCSAIFTKNSKYILSSGKDSVVKLWEISTGRMLVKYTGAGLSGRQMHRTQGVFNHTEDYVLLPDERTISLCCWDSRTAERKNLLSLGHNNIVRCIVHSPTNPGFMTCSDDFRARFWYRRTTTD